The following coding sequences are from one Prochlorococcus marinus CUG1438 window:
- the ndhI gene encoding NAD(P)H-quinone oxidoreductase subunit I — protein MKNFLQQINSYIKEAFNAGKYLYNGLSVTFDHLRRRPVTVQYPYEKLIPSERYRGRIHYEFDKCIACEVCVRVCPINLPVVDWVMNKETKKKELRNYSIDFGVCIFCGNCVEYCPTNCLSMTEEYELATFDRHNLNFDNVALGRLPTNVTTDPSVKPLRELAYLPKGVMDPHEIPASDTRVGKLPDEVYDWMRPESNENKDKISNPIN, from the coding sequence ATGAAAAATTTCCTTCAGCAAATCAATAGCTATATTAAAGAAGCATTTAATGCTGGTAAATATTTATATAATGGCTTATCAGTAACTTTTGATCATCTTCGAAGAAGACCTGTTACTGTCCAATATCCATATGAAAAATTAATACCTTCTGAAAGGTATAGAGGAAGAATACATTATGAATTCGACAAATGTATTGCATGTGAAGTTTGTGTGAGAGTATGCCCGATTAATCTTCCAGTAGTTGATTGGGTAATGAACAAAGAAACCAAAAAAAAGGAACTTAGAAATTATTCTATCGACTTTGGAGTTTGTATATTTTGCGGAAATTGTGTTGAATATTGTCCAACTAATTGTCTATCAATGACCGAAGAATATGAATTAGCTACTTTTGACAGGCACAATCTAAATTTTGATAACGTTGCACTTGGTAGATTACCTACAAACGTTACAACAGATCCTTCAGTGAAACCTCTAAGAGAACTTGCCTATCTTCCTAAAGGAGTAATGGACCCTCACGAAATTCCAGCTTCTGACACTAGAGTTGGTAAATTACCTGATGAAGTCTATGATTGGATGAGACCTGAATCCAATGAAAATAAAGATAAAATTTCTAATCCAATCAACTGA
- a CDS encoding citrate synthase, producing the protein MDNKKLILKPGLEGVPVTNSSICDIDGNKGKLLYRGYSIEELSKKSSFLETAYLLIWGELPTAIQLRDFEQEVQMHRRLSFRVRDMMKCFPATGHPMDALQSSAASLGLFYSRRAIDDPNYIYNAVIRLIAKIPTMIAAFQLIRKGQDPIQPRDDLTYSSNFLYMLTEKEQDPIAAKVFDRCLILHAEHSLNASTFSARVTASTLTDPYAVIASAVGTLAGPLHGGANEDVIAMLEEIKTPENAGSFLDNAIKNKSKIMGFGHREYKVKDPRAIILQKLAEELFIRFGVDEMYEVAKSLEAEAIPRLGPKGIFPNVDFYSGLVYRKLGIPRDLFTPIFAISRVAGWLAHWREQLGANRIFRPSQIYTGSEPREWISLENRE; encoded by the coding sequence TTGGATAATAAAAAACTAATTTTAAAACCAGGATTAGAGGGTGTACCAGTTACTAATTCATCTATCTGTGATATTGACGGCAATAAAGGTAAATTATTGTATAGAGGCTATTCCATAGAAGAACTATCCAAAAAAAGCAGTTTTTTAGAAACTGCTTATCTATTGATTTGGGGTGAATTGCCAACAGCTATTCAATTGAGAGATTTTGAACAAGAAGTTCAGATGCATAGAAGGTTAAGTTTTAGAGTCAGAGATATGATGAAATGTTTCCCTGCAACTGGTCATCCTATGGATGCTCTTCAATCTAGTGCGGCTTCTTTGGGGCTATTCTATTCACGAAGAGCAATAGATGATCCTAATTACATCTACAACGCTGTGATAAGACTAATAGCAAAAATACCCACAATGATTGCGGCTTTTCAACTTATTAGAAAAGGACAAGACCCAATTCAACCTAGAGATGATTTAACTTACTCATCAAATTTTCTTTACATGCTGACTGAAAAAGAACAAGATCCTATAGCTGCAAAAGTTTTTGATAGGTGCTTAATTCTACATGCTGAACATAGTTTAAATGCAAGTACATTTAGCGCAAGAGTTACTGCAAGTACTCTTACAGACCCATATGCTGTCATCGCCTCTGCAGTAGGAACCCTGGCTGGCCCACTGCATGGAGGAGCAAATGAGGATGTGATTGCAATGTTAGAAGAGATTAAAACCCCAGAAAATGCTGGTTCTTTTTTAGATAATGCAATAAAAAATAAAAGTAAGATAATGGGCTTTGGCCACAGAGAATATAAAGTTAAAGACCCAAGAGCAATAATTCTTCAAAAACTGGCAGAAGAACTTTTTATTAGATTTGGAGTAGATGAAATGTATGAAGTTGCTAAATCACTTGAGGCAGAGGCAATACCGAGACTTGGACCTAAGGGTATATTCCCTAACGTAGATTTTTATTCTGGTCTTGTTTATAGAAAACTTGGTATTCCTCGTGATTTATTTACTCCAATTTTTGCTATATCTAGAGTGGCTGGTTGGTTAGCTCATTGGAGAGAGCAACTTGGAGCAAATAGAATTTTCAGACCATCGCAAATCTATACTGGTTCAGAACCAAGAGAATGGATTAGCTTAGAAAATAGAGAATAA
- the cysC gene encoding adenylyl-sulfate kinase translates to MKEQNQTKSTNIKWHNLTIDREKLEKMRGHKGMVIWFTGLSGSGKSTLANALNEVLHLDGFSTYVLDGDNIRHGLCKDLGFSDEDREENIRRIGEVANLFMNAGIITITAFVSPFISDRDKVRKIIGSKDFIEVYCAADITVCENRDTKGLYKKARLGEIKEFTGISSPYEAPLNPEIVVDTGALDLNDSVEKIINYLKKENFLNKT, encoded by the coding sequence ATGAAAGAACAAAATCAAACAAAGTCAACCAATATAAAGTGGCACAACTTAACTATTGATAGAGAAAAGTTAGAGAAAATGAGAGGTCATAAAGGTATGGTTATCTGGTTTACAGGTTTATCTGGTTCTGGCAAAAGTACTTTGGCCAACGCTTTAAATGAAGTTTTACACTTAGATGGTTTTTCGACTTATGTGTTGGATGGGGATAATATTAGACACGGTTTATGTAAAGATCTTGGGTTTTCGGATGAAGATAGAGAAGAAAATATAAGAAGAATTGGCGAAGTTGCGAATTTATTTATGAATGCTGGGATAATAACTATTACAGCATTCGTTTCGCCATTTATAAGCGATAGAGATAAGGTGAGAAAAATTATTGGATCTAAGGATTTTATTGAAGTTTATTGTGCTGCTGATATCACAGTTTGCGAAAATAGAGATACTAAGGGTCTTTATAAGAAAGCTCGTTTGGGAGAAATTAAGGAATTCACAGGGATTTCTAGTCCATATGAAGCTCCTCTTAATCCCGAAATTGTTGTTGATACAGGTGCGTTAGATTTAAATGATTCCGTTGAAAAAATTATTAACTACCTTAAAAAAGAAAACTTTCTTAACAAGACCTAA
- the trpB gene encoding tryptophan synthase subunit beta: MVSTFSRKDQNYKNEDLNQPSKDGRFGKYGGQYVPETLMPALFELEDAASNAWKDKLFVEELNHLLKTYVGRETPLYEAKRLTEHYKNKKATPRIWLKREDLNHTGAHKINNALGQALLAIRMGKKRIIAETGAGQHGVATATVCARFGLKCIIYMGAEDIKRQSLNVFRMKLLGAEVKVVNSGTATLKDATSEAIRDWVSNVETTHYILGSVAGPHPFPKIVRDFHAVIGEETKKQCLESFGSLPDILLACVGGGSNAMGLFHPFVKETSVRLIGVEAAGSGVDTDKHAATITKGSVGILHGSMSLLLQDDNGQVQEAHSISAGLDYPGVGPEHSHLKDIGRAEYGSVTDQEALDALKLVSELEGIIPALETSHAFAWLNKLCPTLEKDTHIVINCSGRGDKDVNTVASSLDI; this comes from the coding sequence GTGGTAAGTACATTTTCTCGCAAAGATCAAAACTATAAAAATGAAGATTTAAATCAACCCTCCAAAGATGGAAGATTTGGAAAATATGGTGGTCAATATGTTCCTGAAACACTAATGCCCGCACTTTTTGAGCTTGAAGACGCTGCATCTAATGCATGGAAAGATAAACTTTTTGTAGAAGAATTAAATCATCTACTGAAGACTTATGTAGGCAGAGAAACACCACTTTATGAAGCTAAAAGACTTACTGAACATTACAAAAATAAAAAAGCAACTCCTAGAATATGGCTTAAAAGGGAAGATTTAAATCATACTGGGGCTCACAAAATTAATAATGCGCTTGGACAAGCATTATTGGCAATAAGAATGGGCAAAAAAAGAATAATTGCAGAAACTGGAGCAGGTCAGCATGGAGTTGCTACTGCTACTGTTTGTGCGAGATTTGGCTTGAAATGTATTATCTACATGGGTGCAGAAGACATAAAAAGGCAATCCCTTAACGTTTTCAGAATGAAACTTTTAGGAGCTGAAGTTAAAGTTGTAAATTCTGGAACTGCAACACTTAAAGATGCTACTAGTGAGGCCATTAGAGATTGGGTTTCTAATGTCGAAACTACACACTACATTTTAGGATCTGTTGCAGGCCCACACCCTTTCCCAAAGATTGTGCGAGATTTTCATGCAGTTATAGGTGAAGAAACTAAAAAACAATGTTTGGAATCATTTGGATCTTTGCCCGATATTTTGCTTGCTTGTGTAGGTGGGGGATCAAATGCAATGGGGCTTTTCCATCCTTTTGTTAAAGAAACTTCTGTGCGACTTATTGGAGTTGAAGCCGCAGGAAGCGGAGTTGATACTGACAAACATGCTGCCACTATCACTAAAGGGTCAGTTGGAATTTTGCATGGATCAATGAGTCTTCTCTTGCAAGATGATAATGGTCAAGTACAAGAAGCTCACTCAATAAGTGCAGGTTTAGATTACCCTGGGGTAGGACCTGAACATAGCCATTTAAAAGATATAGGTAGAGCAGAATATGGATCAGTCACAGATCAAGAAGCTTTAGACGCTTTAAAACTGGTTAGTGAACTAGAAGGAATTATACCTGCACTTGAAACTTCCCATGCCTTTGCTTGGTTAAATAAATTATGCCCTACTCTTGAAAAAGATACTCATATAGTTATCAATTGCTCTGGTAGAGGTGACAAAGATGTTAATACTGTTGCATCTTCATTAGATATTTAA
- the nuoH gene encoding NADH-quinone oxidoreductase subunit NuoH — MEYGLDLEYSFNEFLKGFGISSEIAHIIWLPLPMLLVLIAAVVGVLVTVWLERKISAAAQQRIGPEYAGALGVLQPIADGLKLLVKEDIIPAKADGILFTAGPILVLVPVILSWLIVPFGQNLLISNVGIGIFLWIALSSIQPIGLLMSGYASNNKYSLLGGLRAAAQSISYEIPLALSVLAVVLMTNSLSTIDIVNQQSGAGILSWNIWRQPVGFIIFWICALAECERLPFDLPEAEEELVAGYQTEYAGMKFALFYLGSYINLILSALLVSILYLGGWGFPIPVELIAKFLNLPINAPFIQVFTASIGIVMTVLKAYLLVFIAILLRWTTPRVRIDQLLDLGWKFLLPISLANLLITAGLKLAFPQFFGG; from the coding sequence TTGGAATACGGATTAGATCTCGAATATAGTTTTAATGAATTTTTAAAAGGATTTGGGATTTCTAGTGAAATTGCTCACATAATTTGGCTTCCTCTACCCATGCTTTTGGTTTTAATAGCGGCAGTTGTTGGCGTTTTAGTAACAGTTTGGCTTGAAAGGAAAATATCAGCTGCCGCTCAACAAAGAATAGGTCCTGAATATGCAGGAGCGCTAGGGGTCCTTCAACCAATTGCAGATGGTCTTAAGTTACTTGTCAAAGAAGATATTATTCCTGCTAAAGCAGATGGAATCCTCTTTACTGCAGGGCCTATACTAGTTCTTGTCCCAGTTATTCTTTCATGGCTAATTGTTCCTTTTGGACAAAACCTTTTAATTAGTAATGTTGGTATTGGAATTTTTCTATGGATCGCTCTAAGCAGTATCCAGCCAATTGGACTTCTAATGAGTGGATATGCATCAAATAATAAATATTCATTATTAGGAGGATTAAGAGCAGCTGCTCAATCAATAAGTTACGAAATACCTTTAGCTTTATCTGTACTGGCTGTAGTACTAATGACCAATTCTCTAAGTACTATTGATATTGTGAACCAACAAAGTGGTGCTGGAATATTAAGTTGGAATATTTGGAGACAACCAGTTGGTTTTATAATTTTTTGGATTTGTGCTCTTGCAGAATGTGAAAGACTTCCATTTGACTTACCTGAAGCTGAAGAAGAATTAGTTGCAGGATATCAGACTGAATATGCAGGAATGAAATTCGCATTGTTCTACCTTGGTAGTTACATTAATTTAATCCTTTCAGCTCTATTAGTATCAATACTTTATTTGGGAGGATGGGGTTTTCCTATTCCAGTTGAATTAATAGCGAAGTTTCTAAATCTGCCCATTAATGCACCCTTCATACAAGTTTTTACTGCATCAATAGGAATTGTAATGACTGTGTTGAAAGCATATCTTTTAGTTTTCATTGCAATATTATTACGTTGGACAACCCCTAGAGTAAGAATAGATCAACTATTAGATCTAGGATGGAAGTTTCTTCTTCCAATTTCTCTTGCTAATCTTTTGATAACTGCAGGATTAAAACTTGCTTTTCCACAATTCTTTGGTGGTTAA
- a CDS encoding NADH-quinone oxidoreductase subunit J: MSIAITTQFICFSVLSLVVLIGALGVVLLESIVYSAFLLGGVFMSVAGLYLLLNASFVAAAQVLVYVGAVNVLIIFAIMLVNKKEDLKPINDIRSRRIISTSICLTLLSLLIRVDLTNVWSLSNPQNSIGEDSTIRIGEHLFSDYLLPFEVASVLLLMAMIGAIVLARRDVMSKDISTGLPVDQELIEKSSEPLLTNKN; the protein is encoded by the coding sequence ATGTCTATTGCAATAACAACACAATTTATTTGTTTTAGCGTTCTATCTTTAGTTGTCCTTATTGGAGCACTTGGTGTTGTATTGCTCGAAAGTATTGTCTATTCGGCCTTTCTTCTTGGCGGAGTTTTCATGAGTGTGGCTGGATTATATCTTCTTTTAAATGCAAGTTTTGTTGCAGCAGCCCAGGTTTTAGTATATGTGGGTGCAGTAAATGTATTAATAATTTTTGCAATAATGCTAGTCAATAAAAAAGAAGACTTAAAGCCTATCAATGATATTAGATCGAGAAGAATTATATCAACATCGATTTGTCTAACCCTACTAAGTCTCTTAATAAGAGTTGATTTGACCAATGTGTGGAGCCTATCAAATCCTCAAAACTCCATAGGAGAAGATTCTACCATCAGAATTGGTGAGCATTTATTTAGTGATTATTTACTTCCATTTGAAGTAGCATCAGTTTTACTTTTAATGGCAATGATTGGGGCTATTGTTTTAGCGAGAAGAGATGTAATGAGCAAAGATATTTCGACAGGATTACCTGTTGATCAAGAGTTAATTGAAAAATCATCAGAACCATTACTTACAAATAAAAATTAA
- a CDS encoding translation initiation factor SUI1 — translation MGKKNWIEFDNQEKKSEETAKVDTFKKTSKINISKQKKGKKGKTITLIKGLSTEDEILLKELLKKIKVFCGTGGTLIDRNIQLQGDMVSKSIEFLRKEGFHNL, via the coding sequence ATGGGAAAAAAGAATTGGATCGAATTTGATAATCAAGAAAAGAAATCTGAAGAAACAGCTAAGGTAGATACTTTTAAAAAAACATCAAAAATAAATATTTCAAAACAAAAAAAAGGTAAAAAGGGCAAAACTATAACTTTAATTAAAGGTTTAAGCACTGAGGATGAAATCTTATTAAAAGAATTACTAAAAAAAATTAAAGTTTTTTGTGGGACTGGAGGAACATTAATTGATAGAAATATCCAGTTACAGGGTGATATGGTTTCGAAATCAATTGAGTTTCTTCGTAAAGAGGGATTTCATAATTTATGA
- a CDS encoding rhodanese has product MGSYPKSINASSLNDWFNSEKEDPVLIDVREQSELEIARFSKEFLHIPISKVTSEYVEEIFAGLLDREIVVTCHAGIRSYNFSQWCLDNNIVSEIWNLEEGIDGWSRYIDPSIPRY; this is encoded by the coding sequence TTGGGAAGTTATCCAAAATCTATAAATGCTTCTAGTCTCAATGATTGGTTTAATTCTGAGAAAGAAGATCCAGTTTTGATTGATGTAAGAGAACAGTCAGAGCTTGAAATAGCTCGTTTCTCAAAAGAATTTCTACATATACCAATTAGTAAAGTCACATCGGAATATGTTGAAGAAATATTTGCTGGTTTATTAGATAGAGAAATTGTAGTTACCTGTCATGCAGGAATAAGAAGTTATAACTTCTCTCAATGGTGCTTGGATAATAATATTGTGAGCGAAATATGGAATTTGGAGGAGGGTATTGATGGATGGAGTAGATATATTGACCCATCAATCCCAAGGTATTGA